One window from the genome of Paramisgurnus dabryanus chromosome 22, PD_genome_1.1, whole genome shotgun sequence encodes:
- the psmd12 gene encoding 26S proteasome non-ATPase regulatory subunit 12 has protein sequence MSEDRAERSDGRMVKMEVDYSATVDQRLPDCEKMAKAGRLQEAVESLLSLEKQTRTASDMVSTSRILVGIVKMCYEAKDWDALNENIMLLAKRRSQLKQAVAKMVQECYTYVDALSDMTIKLRLIDTLRTVTAGKIYVEIERARLTKTLAQIKEKNGDVKEAAAILQELQVETYGSMEKKEKVEFILEQMRLCIAVKDYIRTQIISKKINTKFFQEEGTEELKLKYYNLMIEVDQHEGSYLSICKHYRAIYDTPSILEDSVKWQQALKSVVLYVILAPYDNEQSDLVQRISTDKKLEEIPKYKDLLKKFTTMELMSWSNVVNDYGKELREGSMGTPDTDVFTNTEEGKKRWKNLKNRVVEHNIRIMAKYYTRITMERMAGLLDLSIDESEEFLSNLVVNKTIYAKVDRLAGVINFQRPKDPNNLLNDWSHKLNSLMSLVNKTTHLIAKEEMIHNLQ, from the coding sequence ATGTCTGAGGATAGAGCTGAACGTTCTGATGGACGGATGGTGAAGATGGAGGTCGACTACAGTGCCACTGTAGATCAGCGTCTGCCTGATTGTGAGAAAATGGCGAAGGCGGGCCGACTACAAGAGGCTGTTGAAAGTCTGTTGTCTTTGGAAAAGCAAACGAGAACCGCCTCAGATATGGTCTCCACTTCCAGAATCTTGGTGGGAATAGTCAAGATGTGCTATGAAGCGAAAGACTGGGATGCCTTGAACGAAAACATCATGCTACTGGCTAAAAGAAGGAGTCAGCTAAAACAGGCTGTTGCCAAGATGGTCCAAGAATGTTATACATACGTTGATGCATTGAGTGACATGACGATCAAACTCCGACTCATCGACACACTACGCACGGTCACCGCTGGAAAGATATATGTGGAAATTGAGCGTGCCAGACTGACCAAAACACTGGCCCAAATCAAAGAAAAAAACGGAGACGTGAAAGAGGCTGCAGCCATTCTGCAGGAACTGCAGGTAGAGACGTATGGCTCCATGGAAAAGAAGGAGAAGGTAGAGTTCATTCTGGAGCAGATGAGGTTGTGCATTGCCGTGAAAGATTACATCCGCACACAGATCATCAGCAAAAAGATAAACACGAAGTTCTTCCAAGAAGAGGGCACTGAGGAATTAAAGCTTAAATACTATAATTTGATGATTGAAGTTGACCAGCACGAGGGCTCCTATCTGTCCATATGCAAGCATTACCGAGCCATTTACGACACTCCCAGTATCCTGGAAGACAGCGTCAAATGGCAGCAGGCTCTGAAGAGTGTTGTGCTGTATGTCATTTTGGCTCCTTATGACAACGAACAGTCCGATCTAGTCCAAAGAATCAGCACTGACAAGAAACTGGAGGAAATCCCTAAATACAAAGATCTCCTAAAGAAATTTACCACCATGGAGTTAATGAGCTGGTCGAATGTGGTGAACGATTATGGGAAGGAGCTGAGAGAGGGGTCTATGGGAACCCCTGACACTGATGTCTTCACCAACACCGAGGAGGGAAAGAAGAGGTGGAAAAATCTGAAAAACAGAGTTGTGGAACACAACATCAGAATTATGGCAAAGTATTACACAAGGATCACAATGGAGAGAATGGCGGGTCTGCTTGACCTCTCCATTGATGAGTCTGAAGAGTTCTTGTCAAACCTGGTGGTCAATAAGACGATCTATGCAAAAGTGGACCGTCTGGCTGGTGTTATTAATTTCCAGCGGCCTAAAGACCCTAACAATCTTCTCAATGACTGGTCTCACAAGCTAAACTCTCTCATGTCCCTTGTCAACAAAACTACTCATCTCATTGCCAAGGAAGAGATGATCCACAATCTCCAGTAG
- the rpl22l1 gene encoding ribosomal protein eL22-like translates to MAPKRQPVVKKGKKGASWKFTLDCTHPVEDGILDSANFETFLKEKVKVNGKTGNLGNVVQILRQKNKISVTSEKQFSKRYLKYLTKKYLKKNNLRDWLRVVASDKESYELRYFQISQDDEESDADE, encoded by the exons AAAAGGCAGCCTGTCGTGAAAAAAGGCAAGAAGGGTGCTTCCTGGAAGTTTACCCTGGACTGTACTCACCCTGTTGAAGACGGAATCCTGGACTCTGCCAATTTT GAAACCTTTCTGAAAGAGAAGGTGAAGGTTAATGGCAAAACAGGGAATCTAGGAAACGTAGTGCAAATTCTTCGTCAGAAGAACAAGATAAGCGTCACATCAGAGAAGCAGTTCTCTAAAAG GTATCTGAAGTATCTCACAAAGAAGTACTTGAAGAAGAACAACCTGCGAGACTGGCTGAGGGTGGTGGCGTCGGATAAGGAAAGCTACGAGCTGCGCTACTTCCAGATTAGTCAAGATGATGAAGAGTCTGATGCTGATGAGTAA